In Cottoperca gobio chromosome 1, fCotGob3.1, whole genome shotgun sequence, a genomic segment contains:
- the xpnpep1 gene encoding xaa-Pro aminopeptidase 1 isoform X1: MTSQKSDTAMSPKITVELLRQLRQGMRNCKYFSEPIQAYIVPSGDAHQSEYIAPCDCRREFICGFNGSAGTAIVTEQYAAMWTDGRYFLQASQQMDNNWTLMKMGLKETPSQEDWLISILPENSRVGVDPWIIAADQWKNMSRALTSAGHSLVAVQDNLIDVVWMDRPERPSTQLRNLGLEYTGLSWQDKITALRAKMTKRKVSWFVATALDEIAWLFNLRGADIEYNPVFFAYAIVGMNTIRLFVDLKRLADPALRDHLQLDSPCKPDMSIRTYPYESVYAELQAVCAAHSPKDKVWICDKASCALTQVIPKAHRTPIPYTPLCLAKAVKNATEIQGMKKAHIKDATALCELFAWLEKEIPKGIVTEISAADKAEELRSQQKDFVGLSFPTISSVGPNGAIIHYRPLPETNRTLSLNEVYLIDSGAQYVDGTTDVTRTMHFGTPSAYEKECFTYVLKGHIAVSAAVFPNGTKGHLLDSFARAALWESGLDYLHGTGHGVGCFLNVHEGPCGISYKTFADEPLEAGMIVSDEPGYYEDGSFGIRIENVVLVVPAMPKYNYRNRGSLTFEPLTLVPIQVKMMNTELLTQKERDWVNEYHKMCREVVGAEMERQGRKEGLEWLIRETQPIV; the protein is encoded by the exons ATGACTTCCCAAAAGTCAG ACACTGCCATGTCTCCAAAGATCACAGTAGAGCTGCTCAGGCAGCTTCGCCAGGGGATGAGGAATTGTAAATACTTCTCTGAGCCCATCCAGGCTTACATCGTCCCTTCTGGAGATGCACACCAG AGTGAATACATTGCACCGTGTGACTGCAGACGTGAATTTATCTGTGGATTTAATGGCTCTGCAG GTACAGCCATCGTCACAGAGCAGTACGCTGCCATGTGGACCGATGGGCGATATTTCCTCCAGGCCAGTCAGCAGATGGACAACAACTGGACCCTTATGAAGATGG GGCTGAAGGAGACCCCCTCTCAGGAGGACTGGCTGATCAGCATCCTGCCAGAGAACTCCAGAGTGGGAGTAGATCCTTGGATCATCGCTGCTG ATCAGTGGAAGAACATGTCCAGGGCGCTGACCAGTGCAGGCCACTCTCTGGTGGCAGTGCAGGATAACCTGATCGATGTGGTCTGGATGGACCGCCCAGAAAGACCCAGCACACAGCTCCGCAACTTGGGCTTAGAGTACACCG GTTTGTCCTGGCAAGACAAGATCACAGCGCTGAGAGCCAAGATGACGAAGAGGAAAGTCAGCTGGTTTGTTGCCACGGCGTTGGACGAGATTGCAT GGCTTTTTAACCTCCGTGGTGCAGACATCGAGTACAACCCAGTTTTCTTCGCATATGCCATTGTGGGTATGAACACAATAAG GCTTTTTGTGGACCTGAAGCGTCTTGCTGATCCCGCATTGAGAGACCACCTGCAGCTGGACTCCCCCTGCAAGCCCGACATGAGCATCCGTACGTACCCGTATGAGTCGGTGTACGCTGAGCTCCAGGCCGTCTGCGCGGCACACAGCCCCAAGGACAAAGTGTGGATCTGTGACAAGGCCAGCTGTGCTCTCACCCAGGTCATCCCCAAA gCCCACAGGACTCCGATTCCCTACACTCCCCTCTGCCTCGCCAAGGCTGTGAAGAACGCGACTGAGATTCAAGGCATGAAAAAGGCTCAT ATCAAAGATGCCACTGCCTTATGTGAACTCTTTGCTTGGTTGGAAAAGGAg ATTCCAAAAGGCATCGTGACAGAGATCTCTGCCGCAGATAAGGCTGAAGAATTACGCAG TCAACAGAAAGATTTTGTTGGCCTCAGTTTCCCCACAATTTCAAGCGTCGGCCCCAACGGAGCGATCATACATTACCG ACCACTCCCTGAAACCAACAGAACCCTCTCCTTGAATGAAGTTTACCTGATCGACTCCGGAGCGCAATACGT GGATGGCACCACAGACGTCACACGCACCATGCACTTTGGGACTCCATCAGCTTATGAGAAG GAATGCTTCACCTATGTACTGAAGGGACACATAGCTGTCAGTGCTGCTGTTTTCCCCAACGGAACAAAAG GCCACCTGTTGGATTCCTTTGCCCGTGCAGCTCTGTGGGAGTCGGGGTTGGACTACCTTCACGGTACAGGCCACGGCGTGGGATGCTTCCTCAACGTCCATGAGGGGCCCTGCGGCATCAGCTACAAGACCTTCGCTGATGAACCTCTGGAAGCCGGCATGATCGTCAGTGATG aACCTGGGTACTATGAAGATGGATCTTTTGGCATTCGTATTGAAAATGTGGTCCTTGTTGTACCAGCTATGCCAAAA TACAACTACAGAAACAGAGGTAGTCTGACATTTGAGCCCCTCACTCTGGTTCCTATCCAAGTCAAGATGATGAACACAGAGCTACTCACTCAGAAGGAG CGGGACTGGGTGAACGAGTACCACAAGATGTGCCGGGAGGTGGTTGGAGCCGAAATGGAGAGGCAAGGCAGGAAGGAGGGGCTGGAGTGGTTGATCAGAGAGACCCAGCCAATCGTCTGA
- the xpnpep1 gene encoding xaa-Pro aminopeptidase 1 isoform X2 has product MSPKITVELLRQLRQGMRNCKYFSEPIQAYIVPSGDAHQSEYIAPCDCRREFICGFNGSAGTAIVTEQYAAMWTDGRYFLQASQQMDNNWTLMKMGLKETPSQEDWLISILPENSRVGVDPWIIAADQWKNMSRALTSAGHSLVAVQDNLIDVVWMDRPERPSTQLRNLGLEYTGLSWQDKITALRAKMTKRKVSWFVATALDEIAWLFNLRGADIEYNPVFFAYAIVGMNTIRLFVDLKRLADPALRDHLQLDSPCKPDMSIRTYPYESVYAELQAVCAAHSPKDKVWICDKASCALTQVIPKAHRTPIPYTPLCLAKAVKNATEIQGMKKAHIKDATALCELFAWLEKEIPKGIVTEISAADKAEELRSQQKDFVGLSFPTISSVGPNGAIIHYRPLPETNRTLSLNEVYLIDSGAQYVDGTTDVTRTMHFGTPSAYEKECFTYVLKGHIAVSAAVFPNGTKGHLLDSFARAALWESGLDYLHGTGHGVGCFLNVHEGPCGISYKTFADEPLEAGMIVSDEPGYYEDGSFGIRIENVVLVVPAMPKYNYRNRGSLTFEPLTLVPIQVKMMNTELLTQKERDWVNEYHKMCREVVGAEMERQGRKEGLEWLIRETQPIV; this is encoded by the exons ATGTCTCCAAAGATCACAGTAGAGCTGCTCAGGCAGCTTCGCCAGGGGATGAGGAATTGTAAATACTTCTCTGAGCCCATCCAGGCTTACATCGTCCCTTCTGGAGATGCACACCAG AGTGAATACATTGCACCGTGTGACTGCAGACGTGAATTTATCTGTGGATTTAATGGCTCTGCAG GTACAGCCATCGTCACAGAGCAGTACGCTGCCATGTGGACCGATGGGCGATATTTCCTCCAGGCCAGTCAGCAGATGGACAACAACTGGACCCTTATGAAGATGG GGCTGAAGGAGACCCCCTCTCAGGAGGACTGGCTGATCAGCATCCTGCCAGAGAACTCCAGAGTGGGAGTAGATCCTTGGATCATCGCTGCTG ATCAGTGGAAGAACATGTCCAGGGCGCTGACCAGTGCAGGCCACTCTCTGGTGGCAGTGCAGGATAACCTGATCGATGTGGTCTGGATGGACCGCCCAGAAAGACCCAGCACACAGCTCCGCAACTTGGGCTTAGAGTACACCG GTTTGTCCTGGCAAGACAAGATCACAGCGCTGAGAGCCAAGATGACGAAGAGGAAAGTCAGCTGGTTTGTTGCCACGGCGTTGGACGAGATTGCAT GGCTTTTTAACCTCCGTGGTGCAGACATCGAGTACAACCCAGTTTTCTTCGCATATGCCATTGTGGGTATGAACACAATAAG GCTTTTTGTGGACCTGAAGCGTCTTGCTGATCCCGCATTGAGAGACCACCTGCAGCTGGACTCCCCCTGCAAGCCCGACATGAGCATCCGTACGTACCCGTATGAGTCGGTGTACGCTGAGCTCCAGGCCGTCTGCGCGGCACACAGCCCCAAGGACAAAGTGTGGATCTGTGACAAGGCCAGCTGTGCTCTCACCCAGGTCATCCCCAAA gCCCACAGGACTCCGATTCCCTACACTCCCCTCTGCCTCGCCAAGGCTGTGAAGAACGCGACTGAGATTCAAGGCATGAAAAAGGCTCAT ATCAAAGATGCCACTGCCTTATGTGAACTCTTTGCTTGGTTGGAAAAGGAg ATTCCAAAAGGCATCGTGACAGAGATCTCTGCCGCAGATAAGGCTGAAGAATTACGCAG TCAACAGAAAGATTTTGTTGGCCTCAGTTTCCCCACAATTTCAAGCGTCGGCCCCAACGGAGCGATCATACATTACCG ACCACTCCCTGAAACCAACAGAACCCTCTCCTTGAATGAAGTTTACCTGATCGACTCCGGAGCGCAATACGT GGATGGCACCACAGACGTCACACGCACCATGCACTTTGGGACTCCATCAGCTTATGAGAAG GAATGCTTCACCTATGTACTGAAGGGACACATAGCTGTCAGTGCTGCTGTTTTCCCCAACGGAACAAAAG GCCACCTGTTGGATTCCTTTGCCCGTGCAGCTCTGTGGGAGTCGGGGTTGGACTACCTTCACGGTACAGGCCACGGCGTGGGATGCTTCCTCAACGTCCATGAGGGGCCCTGCGGCATCAGCTACAAGACCTTCGCTGATGAACCTCTGGAAGCCGGCATGATCGTCAGTGATG aACCTGGGTACTATGAAGATGGATCTTTTGGCATTCGTATTGAAAATGTGGTCCTTGTTGTACCAGCTATGCCAAAA TACAACTACAGAAACAGAGGTAGTCTGACATTTGAGCCCCTCACTCTGGTTCCTATCCAAGTCAAGATGATGAACACAGAGCTACTCACTCAGAAGGAG CGGGACTGGGTGAACGAGTACCACAAGATGTGCCGGGAGGTGGTTGGAGCCGAAATGGAGAGGCAAGGCAGGAAGGAGGGGCTGGAGTGGTTGATCAGAGAGACCCAGCCAATCGTCTGA